From the genome of Proteus vulgaris, one region includes:
- the sapB gene encoding putrescine export ABC transporter permease SapB, whose translation MIIYSIRRLLLLLVTLFFLSLVSFSLSYYTPNGPLSGASLIDAYFFYAHNMTHFDFGISSINGEPIKAQLIEALPATMELCTLAFLFALIVGIPAGIIAGVWRNKSADIIISNFALLGFSVPVFGLALLLTLFFSLKLGWLPVSGRIDLLYNLQPITGIALVDAWLSNSPYRQQMIINVLQHLILPVTTLAIAPTTEVIRLMRNSTEEIMSENYVKAAATRGLSRFTIIRRHILHNALPPIIPKLGLQFSTMLTLTMVTEIVFNWPGLGRWLVTAIRQQDYSAISAGVMLVGSMVIVVNVLSDIVGAMSNPMKHKVGYAFR comes from the coding sequence ATGATTATTTATTCAATACGTCGATTGCTTTTATTACTTGTGACACTGTTCTTTTTGTCACTGGTGAGCTTTAGCCTGAGCTATTACACGCCAAATGGTCCATTAAGTGGTGCATCACTAATAGATGCCTACTTTTTCTATGCTCACAATATGACTCATTTTGATTTTGGTATTTCTTCTATTAATGGAGAACCCATTAAAGCGCAATTAATTGAGGCATTGCCAGCAACAATGGAACTTTGCACCTTAGCTTTTCTTTTTGCCTTAATTGTGGGTATTCCTGCTGGGATCATTGCTGGTGTTTGGCGTAATAAATCTGCTGATATTATTATCAGTAACTTTGCGCTCTTAGGTTTTTCTGTGCCTGTTTTTGGACTTGCCTTGTTATTAACACTTTTCTTCTCACTAAAACTGGGTTGGCTTCCTGTTTCTGGTCGTATTGATTTACTTTATAACTTACAGCCTATTACAGGTATTGCATTAGTTGATGCTTGGTTATCTAATTCACCTTATCGCCAGCAAATGATTATTAATGTATTACAACATCTGATTTTACCTGTAACAACACTTGCTATTGCACCCACAACAGAAGTTATTCGATTAATGCGCAATAGTACGGAAGAAATTATGTCAGAGAACTACGTGAAGGCAGCCGCAACTCGAGGTCTCTCACGTTTTACAATTATTCGTCGCCATATTCTTCATAATGCTTTACCCCCTATCATCCCTAAATTAGGCTTACAGTTCTCCACCATGCTTACACTTACCATGGTGACAGAAATTGTATTTAATTGGCCGGGACTCGGCCGCTGGTTAGTCACAGCAATCCGCCAACAAGATTACTCTGCGATTTCCGCAGGAGTGATGTTAGTAGGTTCAATGGTCATTGTTGTTAACGTCTTATCAGATATTGTCGGCGCTATGAGTAATCCAATGAAACACAAGGTGGGATATGCCTTTAGATAG
- the sapC gene encoding putrescine export ABC transporter permease SapC, with translation MPLDSQFYKEKKTPTPVAVIWQCFSKDVISMVGFYGVLFLLVLSVIGPYIAPYALDQQFFGHQLTPPSWYQNGNVSYFFGTDDLGRDVFSRILIGTSMTFGGAFIVTFAATLMGLIIGCFAGMTHGLKSAILNHILDTLLSIPSLLLAIIVVAFVGTSLGHAMIAIWLALLPRLVRMIYSAVNDELNKEYVIASRLDGASNISILWYTVLPNITPVLVSELTRAFSIAILDITALGFLNLGAQLPSPEWGAMLGDSLELIYVAPWTVLIPGATIMISVLLVNLLGDGLQRAINEGVE, from the coding sequence ATGCCTTTAGATAGCCAATTTTATAAAGAGAAAAAAACACCAACACCCGTAGCGGTGATTTGGCAATGTTTTTCTAAAGACGTTATCTCAATGGTAGGGTTTTATGGTGTTCTTTTTCTCTTAGTATTGAGTGTAATTGGCCCTTATATTGCGCCTTATGCTCTTGATCAACAGTTTTTCGGACATCAATTAACGCCACCATCTTGGTATCAAAACGGGAACGTTTCTTACTTTTTTGGTACAGATGACTTAGGCAGAGATGTTTTTAGTCGAATTTTAATTGGGACAAGTATGACCTTTGGTGGTGCATTTATTGTCACTTTTGCTGCGACATTAATGGGGTTAATTATTGGTTGTTTTGCGGGGATGACTCATGGTTTAAAATCCGCCATTCTTAACCATATATTAGATACCTTATTATCAATTCCATCACTACTTCTGGCCATTATTGTTGTAGCTTTTGTGGGAACAAGCCTTGGTCATGCCATGATAGCGATTTGGCTAGCATTGTTACCTCGCTTAGTCAGAATGATCTATTCTGCGGTCAATGATGAATTAAACAAAGAGTATGTCATTGCTTCTCGACTTGATGGCGCATCGAATATTTCCATTTTATGGTATACCGTATTACCTAATATTACCCCTGTATTGGTCTCTGAATTAACGCGTGCTTTTTCAATCGCTATTCTTGATATTACCGCATTGGGTTTCCTCAATTTAGGCGCTCAGCTTCCTTCTCCTGAATGGGGTGCCATGCTGGGCGATTCACTTGAGTTAATTTATGTCGCCCCATGGACTGTCTTAATTCCAGGCGCCACAATCATGATCAGCGTTTTATTGGTGAACCTATTAGGAGATGGTTTACAGCGTGCAATAAATGAGGGAGTTGAATAA